In the genome of Nocardioides sp. NBC_00368, the window TGCCGAGTCCCTGGCCGATCCCACCACCGCGTGGGAAGACGTTGTCCCGAGGATCGTAGATCTCGAAGAGCCGGTTGCCCCACGACGAGGACGCGATGGTCACGTCGCGGGCGAGCACGGACCGCCGCGGCAGCGCGGTACGCAGCGCGTCGGCGAGCACGGCGTGGTCACCGAGCCCCTCCCGCTGGGTCGCACGTACGTCCTGCCGTGCCCGGGTCACCCGAGCCCGCCACTCCCCCGCGACCCGGGCACGCTCGCGTACGACGTCGGTGATCGCGGGCAGCACGTCGCGGGCGTCCCCAGCGACACCGGCCGCGATCGGGAAGACCCGTCCCAGCGCGGCCGGGTCGAGATCGACCTGGACGTGCACCGGCGGAAGCACGAGGTCGTAGTCGCGGGTCTCGTTGGACCGGAAGTGGGTGCCGATGCTGAGCAGCAGGTCAGCCTCGGCCAACAGCTTGCCGCCGCCTGGGGTGGCGCCGTAGTTGCCGACCACGAGCGGGTAGTCCTCGGGGACCGCGCCGCGCCCGGAGTTGGAGGTCAGCAGACCGGCGCCCCAGGTCTCGACCAGCTCGGTCAGCTCGGCGCCGGCGTCGGCGACCCCGCCGCCGGCCCAGATCAGCGGCCGCTCGGCAGCGACGATCAGCTCGGTCAACGCGTCCAGGCCGGCCGGCTTCGGAAAGACGGCAGTCTCCTCGCTCACCTCGACGATCTCGACGACCTCGCGCTGCGGCAGGTACTGCAGGTCGATGGGCCACTCGACACTCACCGGGCCGCCGGCCCGGCCTCGCCCACCGAGCGCCCGGTCGACGGCGGCTCTCAGGATGCCGGCCGACTCCTCGAGCGAGGGCACGGACACCGCGTCCAGCGAGACCGCCTGCAGCATCCCCAGCTGGTCCTTGGTCTCGTGGATGAAGCCGCGCCCCGAGCCGAGGTAGGCCGACTCGACCTGCCCGGTCACGTGCAGCACCGAGGTGGCCGAGCTCAGCGACTCGATCAGCGAGCCGGCCGCGTTGCCCGCCCCGGTTCCGGTGCTGGTCAGCGCGCAGCCTAGACCGCCGGTCGCCCGGGCGTAGCCGTCGGCGGCGTTGACCGCGCTCGCCTCGTGGCGGACCGGCACGAACCGCAGCTCGCGCGAGACCGCTTCGACGAGCGGCAGGTTGTGCACCGAAATGACGCCGAAGACGGTGTCGACGTCCACCTCTCGGAGCACCGCGACGAGCAGGTCGCCGCCGTCGGCGTACGTCACCACATCCGGAGCTTGAATTGTGGGGGCGGTGGTCAGATCAGTCATCTCGGTTCTCCTCAGGCCACGTAGCGGGCAACGCCGCCACACACGTCGAGCGCCGCGCCGGTGACGTACGA includes:
- a CDS encoding thiamine pyrophosphate-binding protein gives rise to the protein MTDLTTAPTIQAPDVVTYADGGDLLVAVLREVDVDTVFGVISVHNLPLVEAVSRELRFVPVRHEASAVNAADGYARATGGLGCALTSTGTGAGNAAGSLIESLSSATSVLHVTGQVESAYLGSGRGFIHETKDQLGMLQAVSLDAVSVPSLEESAGILRAAVDRALGGRGRAGGPVSVEWPIDLQYLPQREVVEIVEVSEETAVFPKPAGLDALTELIVAAERPLIWAGGGVADAGAELTELVETWGAGLLTSNSGRGAVPEDYPLVVGNYGATPGGGKLLAEADLLLSIGTHFRSNETRDYDLVLPPVHVQVDLDPAALGRVFPIAAGVAGDARDVLPAITDVVRERARVAGEWRARVTRARQDVRATQREGLGDHAVLADALRTALPRRSVLARDVTIASSSWGNRLFEIYDPRDNVFPRGGGIGQGLGMGLGAAMGRHDEPTVVIAGDGGLAVHLGELLTLAQERPWLVLLVFNDGGYGVLRNMQEARGVDRAGVDLTTPDFAGLASSLGLPYQRIGTAAEATTELEQAVARRGPVLVEVDLESFGPMPRPFTPPVKVPDRTKRRSS